In Colletotrichum destructivum chromosome 8, complete sequence, the following proteins share a genomic window:
- a CDS encoding uncharacterized protein (Putative mediator complex, subunit Med8, fungi/metazoa) — MEKPNALGISADEFKAIEQTRQRLFQLSNSIQGLKIDVLKSNPLPPPSSLQAQSQILLRNLQSLLETLTENTHVFQHLHVYPDVAYPGRVHENILLQLLRKKLEPGVEEWVERGRETTRELRASSSEGGSGGAGEAGLEDVWRGVREWTVERVQRYVLEEAGDVYTEEERERGIENVRTGLKRNLEDDEEEEEESDEEGGGDGGGEDGDIIMSGQDHQQQQQAKPPKPTGPEPEMLFWFEARGDFDLPRNVDLLSQAGTKRGQMGARK, encoded by the exons ATGGAGAAGCCCAATGCTCTCGGTATTTCCGCCGACGAATTCAAAGCCATTGAGCAGACGCGACAGCGTCTGTTCCAGCTGTCCAACAGCATCCAGGGTTTGAAAATTGACGTCCTAAAGAGCAACCCGCTCCCGCCCCC ATCATCCCTTCAGGCGCAATCCCAGATCCTCCTCCGCAACCTGCAGTCCCTCCTCGAGACGCTGACGGAGAACACCCACGTCTTCCAGCACCTGCATGTTTACCCGGACGTCGCGTACCCGGGCCGCGTGCACGAGAATATCCTCCTGCAGCTCCTCCGCAAGAAGCTCGAACCGGGCGTCGAAGAGTGGGTCGAGCGCGGGCGCGAGACTACGAGAGAGTTGCGTGCGTCTTCTTCCgaaggcggcagcggcggcgcgggcgaggccggACTTGAAGATGTCTGGCGCGGAGTGCGCGAGTGGACCGTTGAGCGCGTGCAGCGGTACGTTCTCGAAGAGGCCGGTGACGTCTacaccgaggaggagcgcgagcgcgGCATTGAGAACGTGAGGACGGGACTGAAGCGGAatctcgaagacgacgaggaagaagaagaggagagcgATGAGGAaggtggcggtgatggtggtggtgaggacGGTGATATCATCATGTCCGGGCAGgatcatcagcagcagcagcaggcgaagccgccgaagccAACGGGTCCCGAACCCGAGATGCTGTTTTGGTTCGAGGCGAGAGGGGACTTTGACTTGCCGCGGAACGTAGACCTGTTGAGCCAGGCGGGCACAAAGCGCGGGCAGATGGGGGCGAGGAAGTAA
- a CDS encoding uncharacterized protein (Putative zn(2)Cys(6) fungal-type DNA-binding domain, transcription factor domain, fungi) yields the protein MAACNETPPRTEDGSRSPLEDGPLPPIKSTACRRCHSRKVKCSGDQPCGNCRHAGKGAECTYPRRNRQVKVRQSYIDGLLDEIRRLKSQCAQHASNSPCTQGDAIVSAQNSHTGNNRATTPSPGRGSDDGEEAASATLEVRPWFINANVFRTPILIGEVADAAFSTRFRQVISDPFAPQPKHMLRVNYAPDTELMSLVKSDVAWPTPSRSRFLVEVALKYVSRRYHVVRRSLIMENLEQSIHNPSWGDLMLRSKLWALFAIGELYSTRSIPSEKDFPGMAYFAKASRILGVLDERPGTDSIEIMLLLSFYSLALNRRYSAFVMSGTAMRMAIVMGLHLNIPESQLRDPDLREHRKRLFWTTYIFDRIWASKLGHPTAIQDSDIGIDLPTDPILGQSCGDDFEDTAYHIASLRLAALVTKTVRSIYGQRNQGGATLSTRVQQALKDLRAWAEDLPGHLQVHNTGTGPKPISLHLSFNQCAILATRPILLHILRTQVAAWPEATPATEAQVPASAVTLSEACIRCARHSVRLLTDSWIDGSFATFDYFYTQYLFSALTILAASSLLDGPESRSDREAFEESAKFLSQLRDAGNFAAQEYCHHVDVMRAEIERFYAKRMGLPEASRAPGLVTGIEAAPVSLQSGQALHARTTAGMALTEPSLEELLAQPVLDLQFLEASFYDDLQGLYWPDFSTEDWDSWPSARADDTQHHGPGSIL from the exons ATGGCAGCATGCAACGAAACCCCGCCCCGCACAGAGGACGGTAGTAGAAGCCCCTTGGAAGACGGGCCTCTGCCGCCGATCAAGTCAACTGC CTGTCGGAGATGCCATTCACGAAAGGTCAAATGCTCTGGCGACCAGCCCTGCGGAAACTGTCGGCATGCTGGGAAAGGTGCCGAGTGCACATACCCGCGCCGCAACAGACAGGTCAAGGTCAGGCAGAG CTACATCGACGGGCTTCTGGACGAGATCCGGCGGCTCAAGAGCCAATGCGCCCAGCATGCCTCGAACTCTCCATGTACGCAAGGAGACGCCATCGTCAGCGCCCAGAACAGCCACACAGGCAACAACAGGGCGACGACACCATCCCCGGGCCGAGGGAGCGATGACGGAGAGGAAGCCGCGAGTGCGACTCTCGAAGTGCGGCCGTGGTTCATCAACGCAAACGTCTTTCGCACACCCATCCTGATCGGGGAGGTCGCAGATGCCGCCTTCTCGACCCGTTTCCGCCAGGTCATCTCCGACCCCTTCGCCCCGCAGCCCAAGCACATGCTCCGGGTCAACTATGCCCCGGACACGGAGCTCATGTCGCTTGTGAAGTCGGACGTCGCCTGGCCGACCCCGTCAAGGTCCCGGTTCCTGGTCGAAGTCGCGCTCAAATATGTCAGTCGCCGTTATCATGTCGTTCGCCGAAGCCTGATCATGGAAAACCTGGAGCAGAGCATACACAACCCCTCATGGGGTGACCTCATGCTTAGGTCCAAGCTATGGGCTCTGTTCGCCATAGGAGAGCTCTATTCGACGAGATCCATTCCCTCTGAGAAGGACTTCCCCGGTATGGCGTACTTCGCCAAGGCCTCCAGGATTCTCGGTGTACTCGATGAGCGTCCCGGGACAGACTCTATCGAGATTATGCTCTTGCTT TCGTTCTATTCTCTGGCTCTCAATCGGCGGTACAGTGCCTTCGTCATGTCCGGCACGGCCATGCGCATGGCCATTGTCATGGGATTGCATCTCAACATTCCAGAGTCCCAGCTTCGTGACCCGGACCTACGTGAGCATCGTAAGCGGCTATTCTGGACGACATACATCTTCGACCGGATATGGGCATCCAAGTTGGGGCACCCGACCGCCATTCAAGACAGCGACATCGGCATAGACCTGCCAACGGATCCCATTTTGGGCCAAAGTTGCGGTGATGATTTTGAAGACACGGCGTATCACATCGCCAGTCTTCGCCTGGCAGCCCTCGTCACTAAGACTGTTCGCTCGATATACGGGCAACGCAACCAAGGGGGAGCTACTCTGTCAACCAGGGTGCAACAAGCCCTCAAAGATCTTCGGGCTTGGGCGGAAGATTTGCCGGGTCATCTCCAAGTCCACAACACGGGCACTGGGCCGAAACCCATCTCTCTCCATCTGTCCTTCAACCAG TGTGCCATTCTAGCAACTCGTCCGATCTTGCTGCATATCCTCCGAACGCAGGTGGCCGCATGGCCGGAAGCAACACCGGCCACAGAAGCCCAGGTTCCGGCAAGCGCCGTCACTCTGTCGGAAGCATGCATCCGCTGCGCGCGGCACTCGGTGCGTCTGCTCACAGACTCCTGGATCGACGGGTCTTTCGCGACATTCGACTACTTCTACACGCAATACCTCTTTTCCGCGCTgaccatcctcgccgcctcgagccTGCTGGACGGCCCGGAGAGCCGCAGCGACCGGGAGGCGTTTGAGGAGTCGGCCAAGTTCCTCTCCCAGCTCAGGGACGCCGGTAACTTCGCCGCGCAAGAGTACTGCCACCACGTGGACGTGATGCGGGCCGAGATCGAGAGGTTCTACGCGAAGCGGATGGGCTTGCCCGAGGCGTCGCGAGCGCCCGGCCTGGTGACCGGTATCGAGGCCGCCCCTGTATCGCTGCAGTCTGGCCAGGCGCTTCACGCGCGCACGACGGCGGGCATGGCGCTGACGGAACCGTCGTTGGAGGAGCTGTTGGCACAGCCGGTCTTGGATCTACAGTTCTTGGAGGCATCCTTTTACGACGATTTGCAGGGGCTTTACTGGCCTGATTTTAGCACGGAGGACTGGGATTCCTGGCCATCGGCTCGAGCTGACGACACCCAGCATCACGGACCCGGCTCGATTTTGTGA
- a CDS encoding Putative sulfatase, alkaline-phosphatase-like, core domain superfamily, with amino-acid sequence MAPDLNSLPSSPLAQPTHGKPTNGNGAANGNGSASPKQPNILFIMADQLAAPQLKMYNPESQIKTPNLDALAAESVQFDSAYCPSPLCAPSRMSLITGLLPMKIGAYDNASQISSEIPTYAHYLRLKGYQTALAGKMHFIGDQLHGYETRLTSDIYPGDFGWVVNWDEPDTRLEWYHNSSSILQAGTCVRSNQLDYDEEVMYRSTQFLYDHVREGPEKRPFALTVSLTHPHDPYTIEDKYWDLYEDVDIALPKVRIPKEEQDPHSKRLMKVCDLWDYDFTDDQIKRARRAYYGAVSYVDDCVGRLLSVLKKCGLDDNTIIVFSGDHGDMLGERGLWYKMSYFESSVRVPLFVRHPHQFEPHRVSKNVSTLDILPTLCDLVGTKPAPGLPMDGQSLLPHLEGKAGHDKVYAEYTGEGTISPLMMIREGPWKFIHCPVDGTQLFNLEHDPLELVNLASQKAISGKLLEEEAKAKLEEYTAETKAKWDFDAITEQVLQSQRKRRLVWGALTQGAFTSWDYDPVDDGRMKYIRSQIPLDDLERRARYPPVDKYGREVDRATTGQRLLHGQAGSHGQ; translated from the exons ATGGCTCCCGACCTTAACTCTCTTCCCTCGTCGCCTCTGGCGCAGCCCACCCATGGCAAGCCAACCAATGGCAACGGCGCTGCCAACGGCAATGGCTCGGCCAGCCCGAAGCAGCCCAACATTCtcttcatcatggccgacCAGTTGGCCGCTCCCCAACTCAAAATGTACAACCCCGAATCTCAGATCAAGACACCAAACCTGGATGCTCTTGCCGCCGAGTCTGTCCAGTTCGACTCGGCCTACTGCCCCTCGCCGTTGTGCGCACCCTCGCGCATGAGCTTGATCACCGGACTCCTGCCCATGAAGATTGGCGCATACGACAACGCCAGCCAGATCTCGAGTGAGATCCCCACCTATGCGCACTACCTCCGCTTGAAGGGCTATCAGACGGCCTTGGCTGGCAAGATGCATTTCATCGGGGACCAGCTGCACGGCTATGAGACTCGCCTCACCAGCGACATTTACCCGGGCGATTTCGGCTGGGTGGTCAACTGGGACGAGCCCGACACCCGCCTCGAGTGGTACCACAACTCCAGTTCCATTCTTCAGGCCGGTACCTGCGTGCGAAGCAACCAGCTGGAttacgacgaggaggtcatGTACCGATCGACTCAGTTCCTCTACGACCACGTTCGCGAGGGCCCCGAGAAGCGTCCTTTCGCACTGACCGTGTCTCTGACTCATCCTCATGACCCTTACACGATCGAGGACAAGTATTGGGACCTGTACGAGGACGTCGATATTGCTCTCCCCAAGGTCCGCATTCCCAAGGAGGAGCAAGACCCACACAGCAAGCGTCTCATGAAAGTTTGCGATCTTTGGGACTACGATTTCACCGACGACCAGATCAAGCGCGCGCGTCGTGCTTACTACGGCGCTGTCAGCTACGTCGATGACTGCGTTGGAAGGCTTCTGTCGGTGTTGAAGAAGTGTGGTCTGGACGACAACACAATCATTGTTTTCAGCGGTGATCATGGTGACATGCTCGGCGAGCGTGGACTTTGGTACAAGATGAGCTACTTCGAGTCCTCCGTCAGAGTGCCTCTTTTCGTCCGCCACCCCCATCAGTTCGAGCCTCACCGCGTCAGCAAGAATGTGTCGACTCTCGATATTCTCCCCACACTTTGCGATCTGGTTGGCACAAAACCCGCACCCGGTTTGCCAATGGACGGCCAGTCTTTGCTGCCTCACCTTGAGGGCAAGGCGGGCCACGACAAGGTCTATGCCGAGTACACGGGCGAGGGCACCATCAGCCCGCTCATGATGATCCGTGAGGGCCCTTGGAAGTTTATCCACTGTCCTGTGGACGGCACCCAGCTCTTCAACCTGGAGCACGACCCCCTGGAGCTGGTCAACCTGGCGTCCCAAAAGGCCATCTCGGGGAAGCTgctggaggaagaggccaagGCGAAGCTCGAGGAGTACACGGCCGAGACAAAGGCCAAGTGGGATTTCGACGCCATCACAGAGCAGGTCCTGCAGTCCCAGCGCAAGCGTCGGCTGGTATGGGGAGCCCTCACTCAGGGGGCCTTCACCAGTTGGGACTACGACCCGGTTGATGACGGCAGAATGAA GTACATCCGCTCTCAGATTcctctcgacgacctcgagcgtCGTGCTCGCTACCCTCCTGTCGACAAGTATGGCCGGGAGGTTGACAGAGCGACGACCGGTCAACGACTTCTTCACGGCCAGGCTGGATCTCACGGCCAGTAA
- a CDS encoding Putative rasGAP protein has translation MSHRPHPLRQSHTLDYPGNVNRQSSTASSIASSGYSLYSETSRASTQLSSVPSGYSLPSSHKRGKSDGSRLHQVSFGGENQDRKRDQDNNIYSMTRQSLRPLPQAPASPSPTVPTTASTPSPPRPSYRHERTQSVDSGKLSHAQHDGGTSPTPLSRTLTIRPNSMLLGRSDSVRGSTALPHANEPPPAVHSAALARPDLEKLGRSSTSQLRTLSKLAQSESAEEFAITTPAQEVVGLRGRRRLQRADKPNASRVGQRIGGYGWEGRNWMDKQRQFLQAYEYLCHIGEAKEWIEDVIHRAIPPIVELEEALRDGVTLAEVVEALNPDRRFRIFRHQKLQFRHSDNIAIFFRYLDEVELPDLFRFELIDLYEKKNIPKVIYCIHALSWLLFRKGIVDFRIGNLVGQLEFEHHELEAMQKGLDKLGVTMPSFGNMGADFGVEPATPEPEETEEERIDRELGENEESIVDLQAQARGAVVRMRLGDTMQQLWDVEGSLIDLQSRIRADFTRQIIGYRLQMRRFAVDLQSLARGFLVRNRMANKERFWKMLEPDILELQSLVRAKKVRDEVRDKRSQLARHAGPVRKIQAALRGFLVRKELVTQQQETVQTSGEVSRLQAAVRGMLLRGRVADDLEILGKQTDSIISLQAAARALLTRDQISREQGHLQSSASQWTALQALIRGKSLRNEVECIRAELSQHIPEVESLQAAIRGKTLRSETAATTAELNQHTAKIEHLQAIARGNSARFEVAATKAELAKHANEIEGLQAHARASAVRRDVAQMLDDLNSHEAIFIDLQSLIRGMLERHRVAAEQDALSRAEPKTTKLQARIRGYQHRQQHAEILEELKSHTPTIQKLQGLARAMMVRGDVFNLISDLEEEEGAIVEMQAAAKAFVVRAKFEEKKRFFNENMQKVVKIQSLVRAKIQGDAYKSLTHGKDPPVNAVKNFVHLLNDSDFDFNEEMEFERLRKTVVQQVRQNEMLEQYIDQLDIKIALLVKNKITLDEVVRHQSNYGGHSIGLLANSSISSTNHFDLKALNKSSRKKLESYQQLFFNLQTQPQYLARLFKRIREQGTPEKECKRIEHLMMGLFGYAQKRREEYYLLKLLARSMREEVEGSRNLQDYLRGNFFWTKLLANYSRSPRDRKYLRELLGPIVRDNIVEDPALDLESDPLQIYRAAINNEELRTGRPSRRPLDVPREMAIKDPETRDLFIDHLRDLREICDQYLLALEDLLPKMPYGLRFLCRQLFEALCQQFKKEPQHHHLQIVTNWLWRLYMQPAVIAPENVGVIEKQLSPLQKRNLGEVAKVLGQIASGRPFGGENIYLQPLNAFVGESTERLAQITHELISVPDAERNFDIDEFNDLYSKNKPTLYIKMTDIFAIHNLVAGEIPTICPNRDDVLREILQDLGSAKNNESEMLAAGSSDIQMYLTPKLHDIDDPEAEVKALFMETKRCILYIIRVQTGANLLEILVKPVNAEDEHKWRSVLHDDFAKDANTRGAYSDAHMVDVTRMSYYDLKRTALENILRLEHMGRISKHNYYQDILNAIALDIRTKSRRRVQRQRELDGVRSTLANLHEKAKYLELQRKSYDDYIESAMATLQKNKGKKRFLLPFTKQYNHQRELERSGRVPKFGSYKYSARALAEKGVLVGWSGVTDWERVNLTISCDEVGVFSLEGSRGHIQMPGASALIPIEDLLQAQFEAHQFMNLFEGSLKLNVNLLLHLLYKKFYRTQ, from the exons ATGTCGCACCGACCACACCCTCTCAGACAGTCGCATACTCTAGACTACCCTGGCAACGTCAACCGTCAGTCTTCTACCGCGTCGTCTATCGCTTCTTCAGGCTACTCTCTGTACTCTGAGACCAGCAGAGCGAGCACTCAACTATCTTCAGTTCCCAGCGGTTACTCGTTACCAAGTTCTCATAAGAGGGGCAAGAGTGATGGTTCACGCTTGCATCAGGTCTCATTCGGAGGGGAGAACCAAGACCGCAAGAGAGACCAAGACAACAACATCTACTCTATGACTCGGCAGTCTCTCCGACCACTTCCCCAAGCTCCCGCGTCGCCATCACCTACCGTACCGACGACGGCTTCGACTCCTTCACCACCCCGTCCTAGCTACCGACATGAACGCACGCAGAGTGTAGACAGCGGCAAGCTCTCACACGCTCAACACGACGGCGGCACATCTCCCACACCACTATCACGGACTCTGACAATCCGCCCAAACTCGATGTTACTCGGACGCTCCGACTCGGTTCGGGGTAGCACAGCCCTGCCTCACGCAAACGAACCCCCTCCTGCGGTGCACTCTGCGGCGCTTGCCCGCCCAGACCTCGAAAAGCTAGGCCGGTCTTCCACCAGCCAGCTGCGCACTTTATCCAAGCTTGCTCAATCCGAATCTGCCGAGGAATTTGCAATCACAACACCGGCGCAAGAAGTGGTGGGCTTAAGAGGTCGCCGCAGGTTGCAAAGGGCAGATAAACCGAATGCGAGCCGCGTCGGCCAGCGCATCGGCGGATACGGATGGGAAGGGCGGAACTGGATGGACAAGCAGCGTCAGTTTCTTCAGGCCTATGAATACCTCTGCCATATTGGTGAAGCAAAGGAATGGATCGAGGATGTCATCCACAGGGCGATTCCACCCATTgtcgagctggaggaggctCTGCGCGACGGAGTCACACTCGCCGAGGTGGTCGAGGCTCTTAATCCCGACCGAAGATTTCGCATATTCCGGCACCAAAAACTCCAATTTCGACACTCCGAcaacatcgccatcttcttcagaTATCTGGACGAGGTTGAACTCCCAGATCTCTTCAGGTTCGAGCTGATTGACTTgtacgagaagaagaacatcCCCAAAGTCATCTACTGCATCCACGCTTTGAGTTGGCTTCTCTTCAGAAAGGGCATAGTAGACTTCCGCATCGGCAACCTTGTCGGACAGCTTGAATTCGAGCACCATGAGCTTGAGGCTATGCAAAAAGGTCTTGATAAGCTCGGAGTTACCATGCCCAGTTTCGGTAACATGGGAGCCGACTTTGGTGTTGAGCCTGCAACCCCTGAACCCGAAGAGACCGAAGAGGAGCGAATCGACCGTGAACTGGGCGAGAACGAGGAATCAATCGTTGATCTGCAGGCTCAGGCTCGCGGAGCTGTGGTACGAATGCGCCTGGGAGATACCATGCAGCAGCTTTGGGATGTCGAAGGGTCGCTCATCGATCTACAATCCCGCATCCGAGCGGATTTCACCCGTCAAATCATTGGCTACCGGCTTCAGATGAGACGCTTTGCGGTCGACCTCCAGAGCCTCGCCCGCGGATTTCTCGTTCGAAACAGGATGGCCAACAAAGAACGCTTCTGGAAGATGCTGGAGCCCGACATCTTGGAGCTCCAGAGTCTCGTTAGGGCCAAGAAGGTCCGCGATGAGGTACGAGACAAGCGATCTCAGTTGGCCCGCCATGCAGGCCCTGTCCGCAAGATTCAGGCAGCTCTGAGGGGGTTCTTGGTTCGTAAGGAGCTCGTTACCCAACAGCAGGAAACTGTCCAAACATCTGGAGAGGTTTCACGTCTCCAAGCAGCTGTCCGTGGAATGCTGTTGAGAGGGCGCGTTGCTGATGACCTTGAGATTCTGGGCAAACAAACCGACAGCATCATTAGCCTCCAGGCTGCTGCCAGGGCACTGCTGACTAGGGATCAGATTTCGCGAGAGCAAGGGCATCTCCAAAGCTCAGCATCGCAATGGACCGCTCTTCAAGCACTTATCCGAGGCAAGTCGCTTCGCAACGAAGTCGAATGCATCAGGGCGGAACTCAGTCAACACATACCCGAGGTCGAGAGTCTCCAAGCAGCAATCCGAGGCAAGACGCTTCGCAGCGAAACTgcagcaacaacggcggAACTCAATCAACACACTGCCAAGATTGAGCACCTTCAAGCGATAGCCCGGGGCAACTCGGCCCGTTTTGAAGTCGCAGCGACAAAGGCAGAGCTTGCCAAGCACGCCAACGAAATCGAGGGCCTTCAAGCACACGCTAGAGCCTCAGCCGTTCGACGAGATGTTGCTCAGATGCTCGATGACTTGAACAGCCATGAGGCCATTTTCATTGACCTTCAATCTCTCATTCGAGGGATGCTGGAGCGACACCGCGTTGCTGCTGAACAAGACGCGCTGTCCCGCGCCGAGCCCAAGACCACCAAACTCCAGGCACGCATACGGGGCTACCAGCATCGCCAACAACACGCAGAGATTCTCGAAGAGCTCAAGTCCCACACTCCGACAATCCAGAAGCTTCAGGGACTTGCGCGCGCCATGATGGTCAGAGGAGACGTTTTCAACCTCATCTCGGATctcgaagaggaagagggcgcgATCGTCGAGATGCAAGCCGCTGCTAAGGCTTTTGTCGTCCGAGCCAAGTTTGAAGAGAAGAAACGGTTCTTCAACGAGAACATGCAAAAGGTCGTCAAGATTCAGAGCCTCGTCCGCGCCAAGATACAAGGAGACGCGTACAAGAGTCTCACACACGGCAAGGACCCACCAgtcaacgccgtcaagaACTTTGTACATCTTCTCAACGATAGCGACTTTGACTTCAACGAGGAGATGGAGTTCGAGAGGCTGCGAAAGACGGTGGTTCAGCAAGTACGCCAAAATGAGATGCTGGAGCAATATATCGACCAGCTGGACATCAAGATTGCACTCCTTGTCAAAAACAAGATCACCCTGGACGAAGTTGTCCGGCACCAGAGCAACTACGGCGGACACTCCATCGGTCTTCTGGCGAACTCGTCAATTTCATCAACCAACCACTTCGACCTGAAGGCCCTGAACAAGAGTTCAAGGAAGAAACTGGAGTCGTACCAGCAGCTCTTCTTCAACCTCCAGACACAGCCCCAATACCTCGCACGCCTCTTCAAGCGCATCCGTGAACAAGGCACGCCTGAGAAGGAATGCAAGCGCATCGAGCATCTTATGATGGGTCTGTTTGGCTACGCCCAGAAGCGCCGCGAGGAGTACTACCTCCTCAAACTCCTTGCCCGGTCTATGCGAGAGGAAGTCGAGGGCAGCAGAAACTTACAGGACTATCTGCGAGGCAACTTCTTCTGGACCAAGCTCCTTGCCAACTACTCGCGGTCCCCTCGTGACCGTAAATACCTTCGAGAACTTCTTGGCCCGATTGTGCGGGACAACATTGTGGAGGACCCGGCTCTTGATCTCGAGAGTGACCCTCTGCAAATCTACAGGGCAGCCATCAACAACGAAGAGCTGAGGACCGGTCGTCCCAGTCGACGCCCCCTGGATGTTCCCCGAGAGATGGCCATCAAGGACCCGGAAACCAGAGACCTTTTCATCGACCATCTTCGCGACCTCAGAGAAATTTGTGACCAGTACTTGCTGGCTCTTGAAGATCTCCTACCGAAGATGCCTTACGGTCTTCGTTTCCTGTGCCGCCAGTTATTCGAGGCCCTCTGCCAACAGTTCAAGAAAGAACCGCAACATCACCACCTACAGATTGTCACGAACTGGCTCTGGCGCCTCTACATGCAGCCCGCTGTCATTGCTCCCGAGAACGTCGGCGTTATCGAGAAGCAGCTGAGCCCTCTCCAGAAGCGTAATCTGGGCGAGGTCGCCAAGGTGCTGGGCCAGATTGCGTCGGGCAGGCCTTTTGGCGGCGAAAATATCTACCTCCAACCGCTGAACGCCTTCGTTGGCGAGTCTACGGAGCGGCTGGCTCAGATTACGCACGAGCTCATCTCGGTCCCAGATGCAGAGCGCAacttcgacatcgacgagTTCAACGACCTGTACTCCAAAAACAAGCCGACACTGTACATCAAGATGACGGACATCTTCGCCATCCACAACCTGGTTGCTGGTGAAATTCCGACAATATGTCCCAACCGAGACGATGTTCTTCGGGAAATCTTGCAAGACCTGGGCAGTGCCAAGAACAACGAGAGCGAGATGCTTGCGGCAGGATCATCCGATATCCAAATGTATCTCACACCGAAGCTGCACGACATCGACGACCCTGAGGCGGAGGTTAAGGCCCTTTTCATGGAGACGAAGCGATGTATCCTGTACATTATCCGTGTACAGACCGGCGCCAATCTTTTAGAGATCCTTGTCAAGCCCGTCAACGCTGAGGACGAACACAAATGGCGGTCAGTCCTGCATGACGATTTCGCAAAGGATGCCAACACGAGGGGCGCGTACTCGGACGCCCACATGGTGGACGTGACGCGGATGTCATACTACGACTTGAAGCGGACAGCTCTAGAGAACATCTTGAGACTGGAGCACATGGGCAGGATCTCCAAGCACAACTACTACCAAGACATTCTCAACGCCATCGCACTCGACATCCGAACCAAGAGCCGAAGACGCGTGCAACGGCAGCGCGAACTGGACGGTGTTCGGTCAACTCTTGCCAATTTGCATGAGAAGGCCAAGTACCTCGAACTGCAGCGCAAGAGTTATGACGACTACATTGAGTCAGCCATGGCGACGTTGCAAAAGAACAAAGG AAAGAAACGATTTCTCCTTCCGTTCACCAAACAGTACAACCACCAGCGCGAACTGGAACGCAGCGGGCGGGTCCCCAAGTTTGGCAGTTACAAATATAGCGCTCGGGCTCTCGCGGAGAAAGGCGTGCTCGTCGGGTGGAGTGGCGTCACCGACTGGGAGAGGGTCAACCTCACCATCTCGTGCGACGAAGTGGGCGTTTTCTCCCTCGAAGGATCCCGCGGCCATATCCAGATGCCGGGAGCGAGCGCCCTTATACCGATTGAAGATCTGCTGCAGGCTCAGTTTGAGGCGCATCAGTTCATGAACCTTTTCGAAGGGAGCCTCAAGCTGAACGTTAACCTGTTGCTGCATCTTTTGTACAAGAAGTTTTACCGCACGCAATAA